In Alphaproteobacteria bacterium US3C007, one genomic interval encodes:
- the rplV gene encoding 50S ribosomal protein L22 → MGQDKNPRRVAENEAMAKLRMLRTSPQKLNLVAGMIRGQKVGKALNDLTFSKKRIAIDVRKCLQSAIANAENNHNLDVDELVIVEAYVGKNITLKRGRPRARGRFGRIIKPFSELTIKVRQVEEQA, encoded by the coding sequence ATGGGCCAAGATAAAAATCCCCGCCGCGTGGCTGAGAATGAAGCTATGGCAAAACTGCGTATGCTTCGAACTTCCCCGCAAAAGCTGAATTTGGTTGCAGGAATGATCCGCGGTCAAAAAGTTGGCAAAGCTCTGAATGATTTGACGTTCAGCAAAAAACGGATTGCGATTGATGTGCGTAAATGCCTTCAATCAGCGATAGCCAATGCTGAAAACAACCACAATTTAGATGTTGATGAATTGGTGATCGTTGAAGCCTATGTTGGTAAGAATATCACGTTGAAACGTGGTCGCCCACGGGCGCGAGGCCGGTTTGGACGGATTATCAAGCCGTTCTCAGAGCTCACCATCAAAGTGCGTCAAGTTGAGGAGCAAGCCTAA
- the rplD gene encoding 50S ribosomal protein L4 produces the protein MKLNVIKLDGGAAGSVDLGEEIFGLEPRVDILHRVVRWQRNNAQAGTHKVKTRSETSYSTKKIYRQKGTGGARHGDRNAPIFRKGGIYKGPTPRSHGHDLPKKVRQLGLKHALSAKARDGSLVILDAATSDGKTAALAKQVKNLGWKRALIIDGASVDEAFASAARNITGLDILPTAGANVYDILKRDTLVITKAGVEALEARFK, from the coding sequence ATGAAACTGAACGTGATTAAACTGGATGGTGGCGCTGCGGGCAGCGTTGATCTGGGCGAAGAAATCTTCGGATTAGAGCCACGCGTTGATATTTTGCACCGCGTCGTGCGTTGGCAGCGTAACAATGCGCAGGCGGGCACGCATAAGGTGAAAACGCGGTCTGAGACCAGCTATTCAACCAAGAAGATCTACCGCCAAAAAGGCACGGGTGGCGCGCGTCATGGTGATCGCAACGCTCCGATTTTTCGCAAAGGCGGGATCTATAAAGGCCCAACGCCGCGTAGTCATGGCCATGACCTGCCTAAAAAGGTGCGTCAACTCGGCTTGAAACACGCTTTATCGGCGAAGGCTCGCGACGGGTCGTTGGTTATTTTAGATGCAGCCACATCCGACGGTAAAACGGCGGCTTTGGCCAAGCAGGTAAAAAATCTTGGCTGGAAGCGCGCCCTTATTATCGATGGTGCAAGCGTTGACGAGGCGTTTGCTTCAGCAGCGCGCAATATCACAGGCTTGGATATTCTGCCGACAGCTGGCGCGAATGTTTATGATATTTTGAAGCGCGATACTTTGGTTATCACCAAAGCAGGCGTCGAAGCTTTGGAGGCTCGGTTCAAATGA
- the tuf gene encoding elongation factor Tu: MAKEKFERSKPHCNIGTIGHVDHGKTTLTAAITKQFGEFQDYDQIDAAPEEKARGITISTAHVEYETENRHYAHVDCPGHADYVKNMITGAAQMDGAILVVNAADGPMPQTREHILLGRQVGIPSMVVFLNKVDQVDDEELLELVEMEVRELLSTYDYPGDDIPIVAGSALAALEGRDANIGEEKISELMAAVDSYIPQPDRAIDQPFLMPIEDVFSISGRGTVVTGRVERGVINVGDEIEIVGIRDTGKTTCTGVEMFRKLLDRGEAGDNIGALLRGVDREGVERGQVLCKPSSVKPHTKFEAEAYILTKEEGGRHTPFFANYRPQFYFRTTDVTGTVNLPEGTEMVMPGDNLKFEVELIAPIAMEDKLRFAIREGGRTVGSGVVSKIIE, from the coding sequence ATGGCAAAGGAAAAGTTTGAGCGTAGTAAGCCGCATTGCAACATCGGCACGATTGGTCACGTTGACCATGGTAAGACGACATTGACGGCTGCGATTACGAAGCAATTTGGCGAATTTCAGGATTATGATCAGATTGACGCTGCGCCGGAAGAAAAAGCCCGCGGGATCACGATTTCGACGGCGCATGTTGAATATGAAACTGAAAACCGGCATTACGCGCATGTGGATTGCCCCGGCCATGCTGATTATGTGAAAAACATGATCACGGGTGCGGCGCAGATGGATGGCGCGATTTTGGTTGTGAACGCGGCCGATGGCCCTATGCCGCAAACGCGCGAGCATATTTTGCTTGGCCGCCAGGTTGGTATCCCTTCGATGGTTGTTTTCCTGAACAAAGTTGACCAGGTGGATGACGAAGAGCTTCTTGAGCTGGTTGAAATGGAAGTGCGCGAGCTTCTCAGCACGTATGATTACCCAGGTGATGATATTCCGATTGTTGCCGGCTCTGCTTTGGCGGCGCTTGAGGGTCGCGATGCGAATATCGGTGAAGAGAAGATTTCTGAGCTGATGGCGGCTGTTGACAGCTATATCCCGCAGCCGGATCGCGCGATTGATCAGCCGTTCTTGATGCCGATCGAAGATGTGTTTTCAATCTCGGGCCGTGGTACGGTTGTGACCGGGCGGGTTGAGCGCGGTGTGATCAATGTGGGCGATGAGATTGAGATCGTTGGCATTCGTGACACGGGCAAAACCACCTGTACGGGTGTTGAAATGTTCCGTAAATTGCTGGATCGCGGTGAAGCTGGCGACAATATTGGTGCATTGCTGCGCGGTGTTGATCGTGAAGGCGTTGAGCGTGGACAGGTTCTGTGTAAGCCAAGCTCTGTGAAGCCGCATACAAAGTTTGAGGCTGAAGCCTATATTCTGACCAAGGAAGAGGGTGGCCGTCATACGCCGTTCTTTGCCAATTATCGCCCACAGTTTTATTTCCGTACGACGGATGTGACCGGGACGGTGAACCTGCCAGAGGGAACAGAGATGGTGATGCCCGGCGATAACTTGAAGTTCGAAGTGGAGCTGATTGCGCCAATCGCGATGGAAGATAAGCTGCGCTTTGCGATCCGCGAAGGTGGCCGCACCGTCGGCTCAGGCGTCGTGTCAAAAATTATCGAGTAA
- the fusA gene encoding elongation factor G: MAREYNLNEYRNFGIMAHIDAGKTTCSERILYYTGKSHNIGEVHDGAATMDWMEQEQERGITITSAATTTFWERTEDGETAQSPKHRMNIIDTPGHVDFTIEVERSLAVLDGAIAVLDANAGVEPQTETVWRQADRYKVPRIVYVNKMDKIGADFFNCVHMIQDRTGAVPAPIQIPIGAENELEGLVDLITMQEWVWAGEDLGATWELRPIRESLQDTANEWRAKLIETAVEMDDDAMMAYLEGEEPDEATLRALIRKGTLEIKFIPILCGSAFKNKGVQPLLNAVIDYLPSPLDVVDYMGFRPGDETETRDVARRADDDMPFSALAFKIMNDPFVGTLTFTRIYSGMMNKGDGIFNSTKGKKERVGRMMMMHSNNREEIEEAFAGDIIALAGLKDTTTGDTLCDVKEPVILETMTFPDPVIEIAVEPKTKNDQEKMSQGLARLAAEDPSFRVETDLESGQTIMKGMGELHLDILVDRLKREFKVEANIGAPQVAYRETIGHEVEHTYTHKKQSGGSGQFGEVKMVITPTEPGEGYSFESKIVGGAVPKEYIPGVEKGIKSVMDSGPLAGFPVIDFKVSLLDGKFHDVDSSVLAFEIAARMCMREGMRKAGAKLLEPIMKVEVVTPEDYTGNIIGDLTSRRGQVQGQEPRGNAIAIEAFVPLANMFGYINNLRSMSSGRAQFTMSFDHYDPVPQNISEEIQSKFA, encoded by the coding sequence ATGGCGCGCGAATATAATCTAAACGAATACCGTAATTTTGGCATTATGGCTCACATTGATGCGGGCAAGACAACTTGCTCAGAGCGGATTTTGTATTACACGGGGAAGTCGCATAACATTGGTGAGGTGCATGATGGCGCCGCAACGATGGATTGGATGGAGCAAGAGCAAGAGCGTGGTATCACAATCACCTCGGCTGCGACCACCACATTTTGGGAGCGCACCGAAGATGGTGAGACGGCGCAATCGCCCAAGCACCGTATGAACATCATCGATACCCCGGGCCACGTTGATTTTACAATCGAGGTTGAACGGTCTTTGGCGGTTTTAGACGGTGCTATCGCCGTTTTGGATGCGAATGCGGGTGTTGAGCCGCAAACCGAAACCGTGTGGCGTCAGGCTGATCGTTATAAAGTGCCGCGGATCGTTTATGTGAATAAGATGGATAAAATCGGCGCAGATTTTTTCAACTGCGTGCACATGATTCAGGATCGCACCGGCGCCGTGCCCGCGCCGATCCAAATCCCTATCGGCGCAGAGAACGAGCTTGAGGGCTTGGTTGATCTGATAACGATGCAGGAATGGGTCTGGGCTGGTGAAGATTTAGGTGCGACATGGGAATTGCGCCCGATCCGTGAGAGCCTTCAGGACACTGCCAATGAATGGCGCGCCAAGCTCATCGAAACTGCGGTTGAGATGGATGATGATGCGATGATGGCCTATCTAGAGGGGGAAGAGCCCGATGAGGCCACGCTTCGCGCGCTGATCCGCAAGGGCACGCTCGAAATTAAATTCATTCCTATTTTATGTGGTTCGGCCTTCAAGAACAAAGGTGTGCAACCGCTTTTGAACGCCGTGATCGATTACCTGCCGAGCCCGCTGGATGTGGTTGATTATATGGGTTTCCGTCCGGGTGACGAAACAGAAACCCGCGATGTCGCGCGCCGTGCGGACGACGATATGCCGTTTTCAGCGCTTGCGTTTAAAATCATGAATGATCCCTTCGTTGGCACGCTTACATTTACGCGCATCTATTCGGGCATGATGAATAAGGGTGACGGTATCTTTAACTCGACCAAGGGTAAAAAAGAGCGCGTTGGCCGCATGATGATGATGCACTCGAATAATCGCGAAGAGATCGAAGAAGCATTTGCGGGGGATATCATCGCGCTTGCCGGTTTGAAGGACACGACTACGGGCGACACGTTGTGCGATGTGAAAGAGCCTGTAATCTTGGAAACAATGACCTTCCCTGATCCAGTGATCGAAATCGCAGTTGAGCCGAAGACCAAGAACGACCAAGAGAAAATGTCTCAGGGTCTTGCGCGCTTGGCGGCCGAAGATCCCTCATTCCGTGTGGAAACTGATCTTGAGAGCGGTCAGACCATCATGAAGGGCATGGGCGAACTGCATTTGGATATTTTGGTGGATCGCTTAAAGCGTGAGTTCAAGGTGGAAGCCAATATCGGTGCTCCACAAGTGGCGTATCGTGAGACGATTGGTCATGAGGTTGAGCATACATACACACACAAAAAACAGTCTGGTGGGTCTGGGCAGTTTGGTGAAGTGAAAATGGTTATTACGCCAACCGAGCCTGGCGAAGGATACTCATTTGAAAGCAAGATCGTTGGTGGCGCTGTTCCGAAAGAATATATCCCCGGCGTCGAAAAAGGCATAAAATCAGTTATGGATAGCGGCCCCTTGGCAGGCTTTCCTGTGATCGATTTTAAAGTGTCTCTGCTCGACGGCAAGTTCCATGACGTGGATAGCTCGGTTTTGGCTTTTGAAATCGCTGCGCGGATGTGTATGCGCGAAGGGATGAGAAAAGCCGGCGCAAAGCTTCTTGAGCCGATCATGAAGGTCGAAGTTGTAACGCCTGAGGATTATACAGGCAACATCATTGGCGATCTGACCTCCCGTCGGGGTCAGGTGCAAGGTCAGGAGCCACGCGGCAACGCGATCGCGATTGAGGCTTTTGTACCTTTGGCGAATATGTTCGGTTACATTAATAACTTGCGGTCGATGTCCTCTGGACGTGCGCAATTTACTATGTCGTTTGATCATTATGACCCGGTTCCGCAGAATATCTCTGAAGAAATTCAGTCGAAATTTGCCTAA
- the rpsL gene encoding 30S ribosomal protein S12, whose translation MPTIQQLIRKPRQPKVKRSKSMHLQECPQKRGVCTRVYTTTPKKPNSAMRKVAKVRLTNGFEVISYIPGEKHNLQEHSVVLIRGGRVKDLPGVRYHILRGVLDTQGVKDRKQRRSKYGAKRPK comes from the coding sequence ATGCCAACGATACAACAGCTGATCCGCAAGCCGCGGCAGCCCAAAGTAAAACGCTCCAAATCCATGCATTTGCAGGAGTGTCCACAAAAACGCGGTGTGTGCACGCGCGTTTACACCACCACGCCGAAAAAGCCGAACTCAGCCATGCGGAAAGTTGCAAAAGTGCGCTTAACAAATGGGTTTGAGGTGATCAGCTACATCCCGGGTGAAAAGCATAACCTTCAAGAACACTCAGTGGTTTTGATCCGCGGGGGTCGCGTAAAAGACCTTCCTGGTGTTCGCTACCATATCTTGCGCGGTGTTCTGGACACGCAAGGGGTTAAAGATCGTAAACAGCGCCGCTCTAAATATGGCGCCAAGCGTCCGAAATAA
- the rplC gene encoding 50S ribosomal protein L3: MRSGIIAKKMGMTRLFMEDGKQIPVTVLQMDNLQVVAQRTSESNGYTAVQLGAGSIKAKNVSQAMRGHFAVAKVEPKRKVAEFRVAPENLIEVGAEITADHYAAGQYVDVSGTSIGKGFAGAMKRHNFGGLRASHGVSISHRSHGSTGQCQGPGKVFKGKKMAGHMGAAKVTTQNLQVVKTDADRGLIMIKGAVPGSKGGWVTVKDAVKKPLPSDVPFPAALRSAEQPVAEAPATEGGDA; encoded by the coding sequence ATGCGCTCTGGAATTATAGCAAAAAAGATGGGTATGACTCGTCTTTTCATGGAAGACGGCAAGCAGATCCCTGTGACCGTTTTGCAAATGGATAACCTACAGGTTGTTGCGCAACGCACTTCTGAGTCAAACGGCTATACAGCTGTTCAGTTGGGCGCCGGATCGATCAAGGCCAAAAACGTATCGCAAGCGATGCGCGGTCATTTTGCTGTGGCAAAGGTTGAACCCAAGCGCAAAGTGGCAGAGTTTCGCGTTGCACCTGAGAATTTAATCGAAGTGGGCGCGGAAATCACCGCGGATCACTACGCGGCGGGTCAATATGTAGATGTGTCTGGCACATCTATCGGTAAAGGCTTTGCCGGCGCGATGAAGCGGCATAATTTTGGCGGCTTGCGTGCTTCGCATGGTGTGTCAATCAGCCACCGCTCGCACGGTTCTACGGGGCAGTGTCAGGGCCCAGGTAAAGTGTTCAAAGGTAAGAAAATGGCCGGTCATATGGGGGCCGCGAAAGTGACCACTCAAAATTTGCAGGTGGTTAAAACCGACGCGGATCGTGGACTGATCATGATCAAAGGCGCCGTACCTGGTTCTAAAGGGGGTTGGGTCACCGTTAAGGACGCCGTTAAGAAGCCTTTGCCAAGCGATGTGCCGTTTCCGGCAGCTTTGCGCAGTGCTGAGCAGCCTGTTGCTGAAGCGCCTGCCACCGAAGGAGGTGACGCATGA
- a CDS encoding 50S ribosomal protein L23 yields the protein MSVKPELYDVIRKPIVTEKATMASESGAVVFEVAIESNKPQIKEAVESLFGVKVKAVNTTITKGKTKRFRGSPGRRKDVKKAYVTLEDGNTIDVSTGL from the coding sequence ATGAGCGTTAAACCTGAATTATATGACGTGATCCGCAAGCCGATTGTCACCGAAAAGGCAACAATGGCGTCCGAATCTGGCGCGGTTGTGTTTGAAGTGGCGATTGAATCAAATAAACCGCAAATCAAAGAAGCCGTCGAAAGCTTGTTTGGTGTGAAGGTGAAGGCGGTAAATACCACGATCACGAAAGGGAAGACCAAGCGGTTCCGGGGCAGCCCGGGTCGGCGCAAAGATGTCAAAAAAGCCTATGTGACGTTAGAGGATGGAAACACTATCGACGTCAGCACAGGTCTTTGA
- the rpsG gene encoding 30S ribosomal protein S7 translates to MSRRHAAEKREILPDAKFGDRVISKFMNNLMIDGKKSIAETIVYNALDRVEDKIKRAPVEVFHEALDNIKPAVEVRSRRVGGATYQVPVEVRPERREALAIRWLIKASRSRNENTMEERLAGELLDAVNSRGSAVKKREDTHKMADANKAFSHYRW, encoded by the coding sequence ATGTCTCGTCGCCACGCCGCCGAAAAACGTGAAATTTTACCCGATGCCAAATTTGGCGATCGGGTTATTTCGAAATTCATGAACAACCTCATGATTGATGGTAAGAAATCGATCGCTGAGACCATTGTGTATAACGCTTTGGACCGGGTTGAAGATAAAATCAAGCGCGCGCCCGTTGAGGTGTTTCACGAAGCTTTGGATAATATCAAGCCAGCCGTTGAGGTGCGTTCGCGCCGCGTTGGTGGTGCCACCTATCAGGTACCCGTTGAGGTGCGCCCCGAGCGCCGCGAAGCGTTGGCCATTCGTTGGTTGATCAAAGCGTCTCGTAGCCGCAACGAAAATACGATGGAAGAACGCCTTGCGGGTGAGCTTTTAGACGCTGTAAATTCGCGCGGCTCCGCCGTGAAAAAGCGCGAAGACACGCATAAAATGGCCGATGCGAACAAAGCATTCAGCCACTACCGTTGGTAA
- the rpsJ gene encoding 30S ribosomal protein S10, with the protein MQSQNIRIRLKAFDFRVLDASTQEIVNTAKRTGASVRGPIPLPNKIEKFTVLRGPHVNKKSRDQFEIRTHKRLLDIVDPTPQTVDALMKLDLAAGVDVQISV; encoded by the coding sequence ATGCAAAGCCAAAATATTCGCATCCGATTGAAAGCATTTGACTTTCGTGTTCTGGATGCAAGCACGCAGGAAATCGTGAACACGGCCAAGCGCACAGGCGCTTCTGTTCGTGGTCCTATTCCGCTGCCGAATAAAATCGAAAAATTTACCGTTCTGCGTGGTCCTCACGTGAATAAGAAATCACGCGATCAGTTCGAAATCCGTACTCATAAACGGCTTTTGGATATTGTTGACCCAACACCTCAGACCGTCGATGCTTTGATGAAGCTCGATCTTGCTGCCGGTGTTGACGTGCAGATTTCGGTTTAA
- the rpsS gene encoding 30S ribosomal protein S19 — protein sequence MSRSVWKGPFVDSYVLKKAEASRASGRNEVIKIWSRRSTILPQFVGLTFGVYNGRKHIPVMISEDMIGQKFGEYSPTRTYYGHGADKKAKRK from the coding sequence ATGTCTCGCTCTGTTTGGAAAGGTCCTTTCGTTGATTCCTATGTGCTTAAGAAAGCCGAGGCATCGCGCGCAAGTGGACGCAACGAAGTGATCAAGATCTGGTCTCGTCGTTCAACAATTTTGCCCCAATTCGTGGGTTTGACTTTCGGTGTATATAATGGCCGTAAGCACATCCCCGTGATGATATCTGAAGATATGATCGGTCAAAAATTTGGCGAATATTCGCCAACCCGGACCTATTACGGTCACGGTGCCGATAAAAAAGCGAAACGGAAGTAA
- the rplB gene encoding 50S ribosomal protein L2 → MALKSYKPTTPGQRGLVLIDRSELWKGRPVKSLTEGLTKSGGRNNTGRITSRRRGGGAKRLYRIVDFRRNKLDVAATVERIEYDPNRTAFIALVKYADGEQAYILAPQRLAVGDQVIAAAKADIKPGNAMPFSGMPIGTIVHNIELKAGKGGQIARAAGTYAQFVGRDGGYAQIRLSSGELRLVRQECMATVGAVSNPDNSNQNFGKAGRMRHKGVRPSVRGVVMNPIDHPHGGGEGRTSGGRHPVTPWGKPTKGKRTRNKNKASQKLIIRSRHAKKKGR, encoded by the coding sequence ATGGCACTAAAGTCGTATAAACCGACGACGCCGGGCCAGCGCGGGCTGGTGCTGATCGACCGTTCGGAGCTTTGGAAAGGACGTCCGGTTAAATCTCTCACTGAGGGTTTGACTAAATCGGGCGGTCGGAACAATACCGGACGTATCACCTCGCGTCGTCGTGGCGGAGGCGCAAAGCGTCTCTATCGTATCGTAGATTTTCGCCGCAACAAATTGGATGTTGCCGCAACGGTCGAACGGATCGAATATGATCCCAACAGGACAGCCTTTATCGCATTGGTTAAATATGCCGATGGTGAGCAGGCGTATATCCTAGCGCCCCAGCGCCTCGCTGTGGGTGATCAGGTGATTGCCGCCGCCAAGGCGGATATCAAGCCTGGCAATGCAATGCCCTTCTCGGGTATGCCGATCGGTACCATCGTGCATAATATCGAATTGAAAGCTGGCAAGGGCGGTCAAATCGCGCGGGCGGCTGGAACTTATGCTCAGTTTGTTGGCCGCGACGGTGGATATGCACAAATCCGCTTAAGTTCGGGTGAGCTGCGCTTGGTTCGCCAGGAATGCATGGCCACCGTAGGCGCTGTGTCAAACCCCGATAACAGCAACCAAAATTTCGGTAAAGCGGGCCGCATGCGCCATAAAGGCGTACGTCCCTCTGTTCGCGGTGTTGTTATGAACCCAATCGATCACCCGCATGGTGGTGGTGAAGGGCGTACTTCAGGGGGGCGTCATCCGGTGACACCTTGGGGTAAACCGACAAAGGGTAAACGCACACGTAATAAAAACAAAGCGTCGCAAAAGCTGATTATCCGCTCGCGCCACGCCAAGAAGAAGGGGCGTTAA